A segment of the Deltaproteobacteria bacterium genome:
GCCCAATTTTGGCATCCGCCGCGTCTACGCCCAGCCCTTCGAGCAAATGATGGGGCTCGGCGCTTTTCTCTGCGGCGGCATTTTAGAACGCCACCCCAAGATGCGCGTGGCCTTTCTCGAAGCCAACTGCTCGTGGCTGCCCTGGCTCCTCTGGCGCATGGATGAAGGCTACGAGCGCGAAGGCGATGTGTTCATGCCCGACTTGAAAATGCCGCCCAGCGAGTATTTCAAACGGCAGTGTTGGATTTCCATCGAGCCGGACGAAGCGCCGGCGCGCTACACGATTGAAGAGTTTGGCTGCGATCAATTGGTCTTCTCCACCGACTACCCGCACGGCGATTCGAAGTATCCGAACGCGGTGTCGAGTTTTCTCGAACTAACACTGCCCGACGAAGACAAGCGCAAAATTCTCTGGGATAATTGCGCAAGATTCTACGGCTGCGGCGAATACGAGCCGCGAAAAACATCGCATCAACAAACCCAACAGCTCCACGCATAGAAAAGGAGAGATCATGGAAACTCAAACCATCACTCAATCCCTCGCTGGCAAAGAAAACGCCAAGGATCGTTTCGTTCGTAAAACTCGCGAACTCTTCGCCAAGGAACCTGACCTCGACAAGCGCTGGACTGCGCTGCGGCCGATATTGGCTGAACTCTTGGCTGATCCGGACATGGTCGCAGCGTCAAAGAAGTGGCCCGATTGCGTGCCGGCCAATGGCCGGGCAGAAAACTTGCTGTTCTACGAGGACCCCGACTACGGTTTCGCGATCAACGGCTTAACCAAAGGCACGGCGCGCCAAGGCGGCAGCACGCGCATCCACGACCATGCCCATATCTACACGCTCTACGGCGTCATCGACGGCCGTGAAAAGGTCGTCCGCTATGACCGGCTCGACGATCGGTCCAATCCGAAGTATGCCAAGATTCAAGAAGCGTCCAATGTGCTGTGCGGCCCGGGCGACATCGATCTGGTCAAGCCCTATGAGATTCACACCGAATTGACCGTGGGAGAACGCACCGTGGCCGTCATCATCCGCAGCCAAAAGGGCGGTGATTTCAACCAGGGGCGCTACAATCCCGAGACTTGCGAATACTACGAGAGCCTGGGGCCCCGGCAGACGCCCTGCGAAATGATGCCCAAGTAACGGACAGGAGAAACACTCACCACGAAGACACGAAGATCACGAAGTTCGGAAAAAGATTTTCTTCTCTGACCTTCGTGTTATTCGCGTCTTCGTGGTGAATATTTCTTTTTCTGGAAAGGAACACGATCATGTCACGAGCTGAATTGCGAGAACAGGCGCTGAAGTCCATCAACGTCACGCTGAACTATCTCGTCGACACCGGTGAAAAACCCGTGGGCTACGGCGGCGTCGGCCAAGTGGAAGCGGATCGTAAGCGCAAAGGCAAATATGTCGAGTACCCGATGACGGTCTACGACGCTCGGCCGTTGGTCGGCCAGCTCGAGTTGGAGCGCGAAGGTTTCATCTTGGTCAGGCATGAAACCAAGATGAAAAGTTTTTACGACGAAGCGGAAGTGCGCTCGGTGTATTACAAAGAAACCGAAGAGCTGGTCAAACAAACCTCGGGCGCCAAGCGGGTGCTGGTTTTCGATCACACATTGCGCTCCGCCGACATGGCCACCCGTGAGACCAAGCAGATCAGCGGCCCGGTGCGCAACGCCCATAATGACTACACAGAATGGTCGGGACCGCAGCGGGTGCGTGATCTGTTGCCGGACGAAGCCGAAGAGTTGATCAAGAAACGTTTCGCGGTGGTCCAGGTGTGGCGGCCGATCAACAAGCCGGTCGAGCGCGAGCCGCTGGCGATAGCCGATGCGCGCAGCATCGGGACCAAGGAATTAATCGGCAGCTCGCGCGTCTACCCGGACCGAGTCGGCGAGGTTTATCACATCACCCACAATCCCGATCATGTCTGGTACTATTTCCCCAACATGCAGCGCAACGAAGCCATGGTCTTTAAATGCTACGATTCCATGAAGGACGGCCGCGCGCGCTGGACCGCGCACTGCGCCTTTGACGACCCCAATAGCCCGCCCGATGCGCCGCCGCGCGAAAGCATTGAGATGCGCACGTTGGCTTTTTTCTGAGTTCTACAAGCCCGCAAAAACACGAAGGGCCTGCGTTTCCCCACGCAGGCCCTTCTCTTTTTGTTGCTCAATGAGCAATCGCACGTTCGCTAACGGAACGCGTTAAACGATCTCGGATTCTTACTTCCGTGATTTCTTTCTTGGCCGCTTCCGGCAGGTCAGGCAGTCAATCTTGGCCATGGCTTATTTCCTCCTCTAGGTTCCTAGCCATCCCATCCTACATGGTTGGACGACCAAGCCAAGCGGATCCAGCCAAAGGCAAAAAAGTCACACTAATTCAGCTGGTTGCACAATTGCAAACTTTAAAAACAGCGTTTTATTTAATGATTAACCGGCTGGTCGGACATCGGCAATGCGCATTTCGACGGATTTGTTGCCATTCCATTCGTTTTCACTAAGCCGGTGCGCGACATCCACCCGGCTCCCAGGCTCCCCCGCAAGACAATCGCCATCGCCAAAAAACACGCCGTTGATAAATCGGCCGTTTTGCCGGTAGCGAAACCGCACCCCGGTGGCAAACGGCTTGCGCTCGCATACTTCTAACTGGCTGGTAACAAACAGCGGCTCGGGGTTGCCAACGCCAAAGGGTTTGAGTATCTCCAATTGTTGCAAAAGCGGTAGGCCGATATCCGCCAAATCCAGCTGCGCATCGGCTTCGAGCAGCGGCGATAAGTCGTCCGGCGCCAAGCAGCTCCGCGCGACGATTTCGAAACCCTCGGCGAAGTCAGGAAGCTTCTCCGCTTTGACCGATAGGCCGCCGGCGTACTCATGGCCGCCAAACTTCTCCAAATGCTCGGCGCAGCGGCGAAACGCCTCGACCATGTGAAAGCCGCGGATGCTGCGCGCTGAGCCTTTGCCCATGGCGCCGTCGATGCCAACTACCACTGTGGGTCGATGAAAGCGCTCAACAATGCGCGAAGCGACGATACCCAAAACCCCCGGGTGCCAGCCCTCGCCGCCCAAAACCAGCGAATAACGATCGCCGCCGTCGATCCGCTCTTCGGCTTGCGCCAGCGCTTGGCTCAAGACTTCGGCTTCGATGGCGCGTCGCTCGCGATTATTTTCGTCGAGTTCCTGGGCGATGCGCAAAGCCGTTTCCGCTGAATCCGTCGTCAGGAGCTCCACGACTTTGATGCCATAATCGACGCGGCCCGCGGCGTTGATCCGCGGTCCCAGTTGAAAGCCCACTTGGCCCGCAGTGACCGAGCCGTTCTGGATATTGGCCACCTGTTTCAGCGCCACCACGCCTGCACGGGTGGAGCCGGCCAATTCCACCAGGCCGCGTTTGATTAAGGTACGGTTGACACCCTTGAGCGGCACCATATCGGCAATGGTGCCGAGCGTGACGATGTCGAGGTAGCGGCGAATATCGGGATCGCCCGATTGCGCGAACCAGCCGGCTTCGCGGAGCTTGGCACGCAGACCGATGACGAGATAAAAAGCCAGTCCCGCGGCGCACAGCCCTTTGTCGGGGAAAGCGCAGTCTTTACGGTGCGGGTTGACGACAGCAATCGCCGGCGGCAACTCTGCCGGCGTTTGATGATGGTCGACAACGACAATATCCAAACCAAAAGCGCGCGCCGCGGCTACTTCATGAGCGTTGGAAATGCCGCAGTCCACGGTGACGACCAGATCGACGCCGCCGTCTTTTAAGCGGCGTAGACCTTCGGTGTTGAGGCCATAGCCTTCGTCGATGCGATGCGGCACATGGTAAATCGGAGCAGCACCAAGCTCGCGCAGAAAAGAAACCAATACCGAGGCACCGGTGGTGCCGTCAACGTCATAGTCGCCCCAGATGGCGATCTGTTCCTTTTTTTCCAGCGCGCCGACGATGCGCGCCACCGCCGGTTTCATATCGGCCATTTCGAAGGGCGATGGCAGGTCGGCACGCAGGCTGGAAGAGAGAAAGCACCGCGCGGTGCTCGTGTCCGTGAGATTGCGTTGAATTAATAACCGCGCAAGCAGCGGCGAGATTTTCAGCTCCGCCGCGTGCCGGGCGACCGCCGCCTCATCGGCTTGTTTGACAACCCAACGCTTGGCGGCATGGCTCGGCATGAAGTACGATTGCCCCTTAGCGCCTGAATGACTTTTCCCAGAGCAGAATGATCGGGCTGGCGATGAAGATCGTCGAGTAGACACCGGAAATGAAACCGACGATCAGCGCAAAGGCGAACGGCCGAATCACCGCGCCACCCAAAAAGTAAAGCGCCGTCAACACCAGCAATGCCGACCCCGTGGTCAATATCGTTCGGCTCAAAGTTTCGTTGATGCTGGTGTTGATAATATTTTCCAAGCTCTCGCGGCGAATTTTGCGTAGGTTTTCGCGAATACGATCGCAGATGACCACTGTGTCGTTGACCGAGAAACCGACGATGGTGAGAAGTGCGGCGACGACGGTCAAGTCGAATTCGTAGTTCGCCAACATCAACGCGCCGGCGGTAATCAACACGTCATGGATCAACGCGATCACAGCGCCGATGCCAAAGTGCAGCCCAAACTTCGCACCGAAGGCCGAAGCAAACCTGACCCAGATATAAACGCCCATCATGATGGTTGCCGCGATGACCGACATGGTGCCGCGCCAGCGCAGGTCTTCGCCAATCTTCGGCCCAACGAACTCAACACGGCGCACTTCAAACTTGCCTTCGCCGAACTTTTTCGTCAGCGCACTTTTCAGCTGTTCGGTCACTTTGGCGATCGGCACATCGACCTTCTCAACTCGCACCAAGTATTCGTTGGCCCCTTCCTGGCCAAAGTCTTGAATCGTGCTGCTGCCCAACCCCACGGTTTCAAGCGCCTGGCGGATTTCCGGTATCGAGGTCTTTTGCTGCAACTTCAACTGCGCCATAGTGCCGCCGGCGAAATCGACACCGAGATTGGGACCGCGAAAGAACAGAAACGCGAGCACGACGAGATTGATGACCGTCGAGAGGATCGCGGCGATTTTGCGATAACGGGTGAATGGAATCTTTGAGCCCGGTTTGATGAGTTCCATGCTAATCCTTTAGATACTGATGCGCTCCAAGCGGCGGTTGCCGAGGCGAGAGTCATAGTAGACACGGGTCAAATAAACCGCCGTGAGCACCGTCGTGAGAATACCGATGCAAAGCGTTACGGCGAAGCCCTTAATAGGCCCGGTGCCGAACTGGAAGAGAATCACGCCGGATAGAAAAGTCGTGATATTGGAGTCGAGAATCGCCGGCAGCGCATTTTGATAACCGGCTTCGATGGCCGAGCGCACCGCCCGACCGGCGCGTAACTCCTCGCGAATGCGCTCATTGATCAGCACGTTGGCATCCACCGCCATACCGACGGTGAGAACGATACCGGCAATGCCGGGCAAAGTGAGCACGGCTTGAAAGCCAGCCAAGATCGCAATCATAAAAAGCACGTTGAAGACCAACGCGACCACGGCGACCAGGCCCGCGCCTTTGTAATAAGCAATCATGAAGAGGATGACTAACGCGCCGCCGACAATAAAAGAGGTGACACCTTGCTGGATCGAGTCGCGGCCCAGGGAAGGTCCCACGGTGCGCTCTTCGACGATTTCCACGGGGGCCGGCAATGCGCCGGCGCGCAGAATAATCGACAGGTCGCGCGCCTCCTTGATGTCGAAGCTGCCGGTGATCGAGGCGCGCCCGCCGCCGATGCGTTCTTGTATGACCGGCGCGGAATAAACTCGATTGTCCAAGACAATGGCGAGGCGCCGCTTGACGTTGGCCGAAGTAATCTGCTCGAACAAGCGGGCGCCCGTCGAATTCAAGATCAACTCTACGTAGGGGCCCTGGAGCTGCTCGCTCGGCCGCACCCGGGCATCTTGAATGAACTCGCCGGTCATCAACGCGCGCGCCTCGAGCACGTAGGCGGCCTTCTCGCTCGCGCCTTCGCGTTGGGGCGCTTGACCATAGAGCACCTCGCGCCCGGGCGGCGGTCCGCTCTTGATCGCCTGTTCGATATCGGCCGACTCGTCCACCAGTTTGAATTCGAGCAGCGCCGTCTTGCCGACGATCTGCTTGGCTCGCTCCGGATCTTGAATACCCGGAAGCTGAATCAAAATATCCTGTTGTCCCTGGCGCTGGATGATCGGCTCGCTGACGCCAAACTGGTCGATGCGATTGCGGATGGTTTCCAACGATTGATCGACAGCGTAGTCGCGCAGCGACTTTAGTTCTTCTTTGCTGAGGCTAAGCTCCAGCTCGGTAGCCCCTCCCGAGGTTTGCGTGTTGCCGATGGTGAGGTTGGCAAAGTCGCTCTTCAACAAACCACGCACCCGCTCAAGATTCGCCGCGTCGGTCTTGATCTTGATCTGTGTGCCCGCCACTCGCTCCGCCGAGGTGCCGGAGATGCCCCGCTCGCGGAGCATTTTCACCAAGCTCTCCTTAGCGCGCTCGACATTATTTTCGATGGCTTTGTCGACCTTGACTTCTAGCACCAGGTGACTGCCGCCCTGAAGATCGAGTCCTAAATGGATCTTGTCCGACGGCAGAAAGCTCGTCCACCAAGATGGCAGCGAAGGCATGAAAGTCGGCACCAGATAAATCAATGCCGCGACAATGGCTACGGCGAACAGGCTCAACCGCGTCAGCACGTTACGACGCATTTCCTACTCCTTCGATGATTCTTTGCTGGGGCTCTTCTCAGCCGTCAGGACGGCGGCGATCTGCGGGCGCGCGACCCGAATGCGCACGTTGGCAGCCACTTCCAGTATCACCACATTTTCCTTTAAGTCGACTACCTTACCGTAAATCCCGCCGGAGGTCATCACTTCGTCGTTCTTTTTCAGCTTGCTCAACAGATCTTGATGGGCCTTGGCCTTTTTCTGCTGCGGCCGGATGACCATGAGATACATGATGATAAAAATCAAAATGAAGGGCACGATCGTCATCAAAGGCCCCGGCCCGGCCACTCCCGGCGCCCCCTGTGCGTAGGCAAGGTCGAACATACTTCCTCCTCAAGAAATTACGTCGCGTGCTAAGATACCGCTAAGCCGGCTTGTTCCGTCCAGCTGATCGACTGACCCGTGCTTATGGCTTGCCGACAACGTTTCATGAAATCTTGGTAAAAGTAAAGATTGTGCAGCGTATTTAGTTGTGCCGAAAGAATCTCACCGGCCATGAACAGATGGCGCAAATAGGCGCGCGAGAAGTGCCGGCAAGAGTAGCAGCCGCAGTCTTGGTCCAATGGCCGCCCGTCGTTGGCGAACTCGGCGCGTTTGATGTTGACGCGCCCGTGCAGCGTAAAAAGCGTGCCGTTGCGGGCGTTGCGCGTCGGAATCACGCAGTCGAACATATCGAAACCCGCCTGCACCGCGGCGAGTATATCCTGCGGCCGGCCGACGCCCATCAAGTAGCGCGGTTTATCTTCTGGCAAGAGCGCCACGGTGAAAGCGCCGATCGATTGCAACAACGCTTCACCCTCGCCCACCCCTAAGCCACCGACGGCAAACCCCTCGAATGGCAGGGCGGCCAACGCATCGACGCACGAGCGCCGTAAATCTTCGAACAGGCCGCCCTGGACGATGCCGAACATGAGTTGTTGCGGGCGCCGTCGCGCTTGAAGGCAGCGCTCGGCCCAGCGAATCGTCCGTTCCGTCGAGCTGCGCACGTAATCGCGCTTGGCATCCGCAGGAATG
Coding sequences within it:
- a CDS encoding methyltransferase, with translation MSRAELREQALKSINVTLNYLVDTGEKPVGYGGVGQVEADRKRKGKYVEYPMTVYDARPLVGQLELEREGFILVRHETKMKSFYDEAEVRSVYYKETEELVKQTSGAKRVLVFDHTLRSADMATRETKQISGPVRNAHNDYTEWSGPQRVRDLLPDEAEELIKKRFAVVQVWRPINKPVEREPLAIADARSIGTKELIGSSRVYPDRVGEVYHITHNPDHVWYYFPNMQRNEAMVFKCYDSMKDGRARWTAHCAFDDPNSPPDAPPRESIEMRTLAFF
- the recJ gene encoding single-stranded-DNA-specific exonuclease RecJ yields the protein MPSHAAKRWVVKQADEAAVARHAAELKISPLLARLLIQRNLTDTSTARCFLSSSLRADLPSPFEMADMKPAVARIVGALEKKEQIAIWGDYDVDGTTGASVLVSFLRELGAAPIYHVPHRIDEGYGLNTEGLRRLKDGGVDLVVTVDCGISNAHEVAAARAFGLDIVVVDHHQTPAELPPAIAVVNPHRKDCAFPDKGLCAAGLAFYLVIGLRAKLREAGWFAQSGDPDIRRYLDIVTLGTIADMVPLKGVNRTLIKRGLVELAGSTRAGVVALKQVANIQNGSVTAGQVGFQLGPRINAAGRVDYGIKVVELLTTDSAETALRIAQELDENNRERRAIEAEVLSQALAQAEERIDGGDRYSLVLGGEGWHPGVLGIVASRIVERFHRPTVVVGIDGAMGKGSARSIRGFHMVEAFRRCAEHLEKFGGHEYAGGLSVKAEKLPDFAEGFEIVARSCLAPDDLSPLLEADAQLDLADIGLPLLQQLEILKPFGVGNPEPLFVTSQLEVCERKPFATGVRFRYRQNGRFINGVFFGDGDCLAGEPGSRVDVAHRLSENEWNGNKSVEMRIADVRPAG
- the secF gene encoding protein translocase subunit SecF — protein: MELIKPGSKIPFTRYRKIAAILSTVINLVVLAFLFFRGPNLGVDFAGGTMAQLKLQQKTSIPEIRQALETVGLGSSTIQDFGQEGANEYLVRVEKVDVPIAKVTEQLKSALTKKFGEGKFEVRRVEFVGPKIGEDLRWRGTMSVIAATIMMGVYIWVRFASAFGAKFGLHFGIGAVIALIHDVLITAGALMLANYEFDLTVVAALLTIVGFSVNDTVVICDRIRENLRKIRRESLENIINTSINETLSRTILTTGSALLVLTALYFLGGAVIRPFAFALIVGFISGVYSTIFIASPIILLWEKSFRR
- the secD gene encoding protein translocase subunit SecD, which encodes MRRNVLTRLSLFAVAIVAALIYLVPTFMPSLPSWWTSFLPSDKIHLGLDLQGGSHLVLEVKVDKAIENNVERAKESLVKMLRERGISGTSAERVAGTQIKIKTDAANLERVRGLLKSDFANLTIGNTQTSGGATELELSLSKEELKSLRDYAVDQSLETIRNRIDQFGVSEPIIQRQGQQDILIQLPGIQDPERAKQIVGKTALLEFKLVDESADIEQAIKSGPPPGREVLYGQAPQREGASEKAAYVLEARALMTGEFIQDARVRPSEQLQGPYVELILNSTGARLFEQITSANVKRRLAIVLDNRVYSAPVIQERIGGGRASITGSFDIKEARDLSIILRAGALPAPVEIVEERTVGPSLGRDSIQQGVTSFIVGGALVILFMIAYYKGAGLVAVVALVFNVLFMIAILAGFQAVLTLPGIAGIVLTVGMAVDANVLINERIREELRAGRAVRSAIEAGYQNALPAILDSNITTFLSGVILFQFGTGPIKGFAVTLCIGILTTVLTAVYLTRVYYDSRLGNRRLERISI
- the yajC gene encoding preprotein translocase subunit YajC — its product is MFDLAYAQGAPGVAGPGPLMTIVPFILIFIIMYLMVIRPQQKKAKAHQDLLSKLKKNDEVMTSGGIYGKVVDLKENVVILEVAANVRIRVARPQIAAVLTAEKSPSKESSKE
- the tgt gene encoding tRNA guanosine(34) transglycosylase Tgt, which codes for MPTHFTLTYKDTLTKARLGLLQTPHGVLETPCFMAVGTQGTVKAMLPRDLREIGCQIILGNTYHLYLRPGHELIRELGGLHKFMGWDGPILTDSGGYQVFSLAHMRKITEEGARFQSHIDGSTHLLTPEKAVEIQEALGSDIAMVLDECIPADAKRDYVRSSTERTIRWAERCLQARRRPQQLMFGIVQGGLFEDLRRSCVDALAALPFEGFAVGGLGVGEGEALLQSIGAFTVALLPEDKPRYLMGVGRPQDILAAVQAGFDMFDCVIPTRNARNGTLFTLHGRVNIKRAEFANDGRPLDQDCGCYSCRHFSRAYLRHLFMAGEILSAQLNTLHNLYFYQDFMKRCRQAISTGQSISWTEQAGLAVS